From one Cyanobacterium stanieri PCC 7202 genomic stretch:
- a CDS encoding ATP synthase F0 subcomplex C subunit (PFAM: ATP synthase subunit C~TIGRFAM: ATP synthase, F0 subunit c~InterPro IPR000454:IPR020537:IPR002379:IPR005953~KEGG: ter:Tery_2203 F0F1 ATP synthase subunit C~PFAM: H+transporting two-sector ATPase C subunit~SPTR: ATP synthase subunit c;~TIGRFAM: ATP synthase F0, C subunit), translated as MEPLVAAASVVAAALAVGLGAIGPGIGQGNAAGQAVEGIARQPEAEGKIRATLLLSLAFMEALTIYGLVVALVLLFANPFS; from the coding sequence ATGGAACCATTAGTCGCTGCCGCTTCCGTTGTCGCCGCTGCTTTAGCCGTAGGATTAGGAGCTATTGGACCTGGTATTGGTCAAGGTAATGCTGCTGGACAAGCAGTAGAAGGTATCGCTCGTCAACCTGAAGCCGAAGGTAAAATCCGTGCGACTTTACTTCTCAGTTTGGCATTCATGGAAGCGTTAACCATTTACGGTTTAGTAGTTGCATTAGTATTATTGTTTGCTAATCCTTTCTCCTAA